The genomic DNA CACGACGCCCGGCGCGATCTCGAGCGTGAGCGGCAAGGCAAACAGCGCCTCGCGCCGGGCGGCGGTCAGCCGCTCCCGCGCATAGCGGTCGGACGGCCACATGTCCGCGCCGGCCGGATCCTCGGCGACACGGCGGTCGTGGTTGCCCCGAACGGTCGGCAGGTTGAGTGCTTCAAGCCGTTCCATCGTTTCGCGCGGCCACAGAGGCCCGGAGACGCAATCGCCGAGATTGACGATGAGGTCGGCGCCGCCACGCAGCTCGAGATCGTCGAGCACGGCATCCAAGGCGAGCACGTTGCCGTGGATGTCGGCGAGGACGGCAATGCGCATCAGGCGTCGATCTCGCTGTCGGCGGTGCCGACGATGGGCAGCGCCTTGTCCTCGCCGGCTGCCGCGATCACGCTGTCGAGCAGGCCGGGGAAGCGCTTGTCGAGGTCGTCGCGGCGCAGCGTGATCAGCCGGCTGGTGCCGACCACTTCGGCACGTGTCACACCCGCCTCGCGCAGCTTGGCGAGGTGGTAGCTGAGGTTGGTCTTGGAGGCGAGGTCGAGGAACTTGCTGCAGTTCAGCGGCACGCCTTCCTTGCTGGCGAGATAGCGCACGATGGCAAGCCGGGTCGGGTCGCCGAGCACGGCGAGCACGATCGGCAGGCTGATCTGGTCGGTGGTTGGGTGGGGCAGGGTCATGGCCGAGAATTAAGCACAAACGGAACCAACTTCAACGCGTCTCCTTGTCATGCCGGGTCACATGAGATCTTCATTTCGAGCCCCGTACTGACACAGGGCTGTCAGCAGGGTTCAGCTATTTTCCCCTGGCTCGGTTGACATCATGCCCCTTCATGTCCAATTGTTCAATAACTTTTGAACTAAGGGCACATCCTCATGGACAAGCGGATCTACTGGCTTGCGCTCGGATCGTTCGCGATCTCGACCGAAGGCTTCGTCATCTCCAGCCTTCTTCCCGACATTGCCTCGGATGCCGGCATCTCCGTTCCGCTCGCCGGCTCGCTGATCACCGCCTTCGCGCTCGCCTATGCGATCGGCGCGCCGGTGCTGGCGACGCTGACCGGCGAATGGGACCGGCGGCGCGTCATCCTGTGGACGCTGGTGTTCTTCGTGATCGGCAATCTCGTCGCGGCGGTGAGCTCGTCCTTCGAGTTGCTGCTCATCGCGCGCATCGTCATGGCGCTCTCGTCCGGCCTGTTCGCGGCAACCGCTCAAGGGACGGCCGTGGCGCTGGTCGATGACCATCACCGGGCGCGCGCGATCGCGGTCGTCGTCGGCGGCACCACGGTGGCGGTGGCGGTCGGCGCGCCGCTCGGCGCGCTGGTCGCGGCCATCGCCGGCTGGCGCGGCACCTTCTTCGCCATTGCCGGGCTCGGCGCGCTGGCCGGCGCGATCCTGTGGTGGCGGCTGCCGCGCGGCATCGTCGGCACCAGGCTGCCGCTCAAGGCTCGGCTGGCGGCGGCGGTCCGTCCCGGCGTGATGCCCATCCTCGCGACGACCGTGCTGGCGCTGGTCGGCGCCTTCACGGTCTTTGCCTTCATTGCGCCCTTGGCCATCGAGGGCGGCGGTCTCAGCCCGCTTGCGCTGCCCGGCATGCTGCTCGCCTTCGGCGTCGGCGCCGTCATCGGCAACATCGCCGGCGGCCAGGCAGCCGACCGCTTCGGCGCTGCGCGCACCGTCTGCTGGTCCTTAGCACTGAGCGCGGCCATGCTGGCGACATTCTCGCTGATCCCCACCTTCCTGCCGCATTCCATCGCCGGCCCGGCGCTGATGGGAATGATGGTGCCGTGGGGCATCGTCGGCTGGGCCTTTCCGCCGGCGCAGGCGAGCCGCATCATCAGAATCGCGCCCGATGCGGCTCCGATCGTGCTCTCGCTCAACGCCTCGGCGCTCTATCTCGGCGTCGCGCTTGGCGCGGTGGTCGGCGGTGGTGTGCTGCGCTTCGGCGCGCCGGCCGATCTCGGCCTGATCGCGGCCGTGTTCCCGATCGTTGGACTGGGCGTGGTGCTGGCCGGACGGGTGCTGGCTCGCCCGGTCGCCATGCCGGCGGAATAGGTTCCGCTAAAACGCGGGTGCCTACTGGCGGCCGCTTCTTCAGAGGGAAGGAGCGGCCGCCGGCATTTCCAAATCCAGATCAGCCACCGCGTCCAGCGTTGCGCGCAGCTTTGCGGCCTGCTCCGCGCCGACCTTATCCTCGAATTGCCGCTGGGCAGCGCTCCACAGCTTGATCGCCTCATCGAGCTTGGCCCGGCCCTGCAGCGTCAGCCGCACGCGCTTGATGCGGCGATCATCCTTGTCCGCAAAAGTCTCGACATAGCCGTCGCGGATCAGCGGCTTCAGCGTGTGGCCCAGCGCAGAGAGATCCATGATCAGCGCCTCGGCGATGGCGCCCATCGCCGGCTCGCTGCTGACTTGGATCTGGAAGAGCAGGCCAAACTGCGTGCCCTTCAAGCCCGAAGGCGCCAGCGCGTCATCGTAGAAGCGGCCGAGCCTGCGGGCGGCGCGCCGCAAGGTGGCGTTGTTGCAACGGCTGAATCCCGGCTGCTGAGCTTCGGTCATATCCACTCCTCGCCGGCGAAAACACGCGCCGGCCTTGCCGCAGAAATAGTTTTCGCGGCCGCCGTTGACAAGATAGTGGCATATACCTACTTCGCAGAAAGTGGCATATGCCACTAAATGGAAATTGGACATAGGCGCGGCGGCTGACGTGTCGCCGACGCCGAGCAAGAGCGAACAGGACGAAAAGGAGCAGGACAATGAGCAAGACAGATAACAAAGGTACAGCCGTAATCACTGGCGCTTCCTCGGGCATCGGCGCGGTCTATGCCGACCGGCTGGCCGGGCAGGGCTATGATCTGGTGCTTGTGGCGCGGCGCGCCGACCGGCTGCAGGAAGTGGCGGACAGACTGGCTTATGCCTATGGCCGCAAGGTCAAGACGCTCGTCGCCGATCTCGCCGACGATGCCGACCTGCGCCAGGTCGAGCAGGCGATCGCGACGGACGAGAGCGTGACGCTGCTGGTCAATAACGCCGGCATGGGCGGCATCGAGACGGTGGCCGAAGCCGATGCCGACGCTGCCGAGCGCATGATCAAGGTCAACGTCGTTGCCTTGACGCGTTTGACCCGCGCGGTGCTGCCGGGGTTGCTTAAGCGCGACCGCGGCGCCATCGTCAACATCGCCTCGGTGGTCGCCTATGGTATCGCCGTCGGCGGCATCTACAGCGGCACCAAGGCCTATGTCGTCAACTTCACCGAAGCGCTGCAGAAGGAAGTCGCAGGCACCAAGGTGAGGGTGCAGTCCGTGGTGCCCGGACCGATCCGCACCGAGTTCTGGGACGCTTCCGGAATCAGCCTCGACCGGATCAATCAGGACTGGGTGATGAGCGCCGACGATCTGGTCGATGCGGCCCTTGCCGGGTTTGCCCAGGGCGAAACCGTCACCGCTCCGGGGCTGGCCGATGCGGCCGGGCTGGACACCTATCTCGGCGCGCGGGACCAGTTCTACGGCAGTCTGTTCGCCGCCAAGCCTGCGGCGCGCTATGCGGTCTAAGAGCTAGGCACCTCGCCGCCACCTTCGGCTACGCTATGCACGCATCTTCTGTGACTGACGTGACTGATCGGGCCGAAGCTTGATTGCCACGTGGTTCCCCCAATCCGTCGCTGCTTCGCAGCGCCACCTTTCCCCCCTCCGGAGGGAAAGGAAGGGAGCGTTGCTGGACGAGCGTCGACGGCAAAAAGCTTGGCGCCTTCCTCTACCCCGTCGATCGGGGGAGAGGTGGCTCGGCGTAGCCGAGACGGAGTGGGGGTCGACCAGCGCAGCATAAGACTATGCATGCGCCAAGCTGCCATGCACGCTATCGCCAAAGACCAGCCGCTTGGAAACGTGTGCATGCCGTAGTCCACTTTGTGGGGCGAAGAACCAGCGTCAAGCTGGCCGCCACATCTGCAGGATCGAGGCGGCCAGCAGCAGGCCAAGCACGACGTTAAGCGCGCGCCACTGCCGCTCGGTTCGGAGCAGGCGGGCGAGCAGCGTGCCGGCCACACACCACAACGACAGCGAGAGAGCCGCGGAAAGACCGAACACGGCACCGAGCAGCAGCGCAAGGTGCAGCGGGCCGTCGGCAAGCGCCGCGAAGGATGCGGCCGCGCCAAGCCCCATCGCCCAACCCTTCGGGTTCATCCACTGGATGCCGGCGCCGCCGAAAAAGCTGTTCGGCTTGGCGATGGTCACGTCGAGATTGGGCGGGCCGCTGCGGCCGATCTTCACCGCCAGCCAGATCAGATAGAGCGAGCCTGCGATCTTCATGGCGACCTGCAGCGAAGGGACGGCCGCCAGCAGTCCGGCGAGGCCGGCCGCGCCCGCCGCCGCTACCGAAGCCAGACCAGCGGCGCTGCCGGCCATCAGCGGCACCGAGCGGCGAAAGCCGAACTGCGCCCCGGATGCCGTCGACAGCGTCGTGGCGATGCCGGGCGTCGAGGTGGAGATCAGCGCGAACAGCACAAGGGGAATGATGGTTTCGGACATGCGGCTTTCCCGGTCGAAGGAAGCCGGCATGCTAGGCGCTTCGTCTCATCAGTAAATGCAATGTTTGATATGATCTGCATTAGCATCTATAATGGCGAAATGATCCGAGATCTCGATACCACGCTCATTCGTACCTTCGTCACCACGTCAGACAAGGCGAGCATGACGGCGGCAGCCAATGCGCTCAACCTCACCCAAGGTGCCGTCAGCCAGCAGATCAAGCGGCTGGAAGAGGTGCTTGGCCAGAGCCTGTTCGAGCGCGGCCGGCGTGGCTTGAGATTGACGCGCTGCGGCGAGCGGCTGCTCGACAGGGCCAAGCGCCTCTTGCAGCTCAACGACGAGATCATCGCCGAGATGGGCGGCAAGGCGGTCGCGGGCCGGGTGCGGATCGGCGTGCCGTACGATCTTGTCGGCACATTGCTTCAACCTGTGTTGAAGACCTATGCGGAAGCCCATCCACAGGTGGAAATCTCGCTGGTCTGCGCCTCCTCGCCGGAACTCGCGGCGGCGCTGGCTGCAGGGACGATCGATCTCGCCGTTATCGAGGAGCGGGCCGGCCCGACCGCCGGAGAATGCTTGGCTGTCGACCGCCTGGTCTGGGTCGGCGCCAGAGGCGGCTCGGCGCGTTTGAAGCGGCCGCTGCCGGTATCGATGGTCGCGGACACCTGCGCCTTCCGTCCGGCGGTGCTGGCGGCGCTTGGCACCCATGGACTCGATTGGCGCACCGTGTTCGAGAACGGCAACATCGACGCCACGACGGCGACCGTGCGCTCGGACCTTGCCGTGACCACCTGGCTTGCCTCGACGGTTCCGGCCGATCTCGACATCCTGTCCGATGCCGACCTGCCGGCTCTGCCGAACTTTTCCGTCAACCTGCATCTGCCGAAGCACGCCATCGCGCCCGCGGCAGAGGCATTCGCTGCTCATATCCGCGAGGGTCTGGCGCGCTATCGTCAGGCGGCGTGAGGTAGCATCTCGCTGGAACACCTCATCCGTCTCGGCGCTGCGCGCCGATCCACCTTCTCCCACAAGGGGAGAAGGGAAGACAGCGCCGGCGTTGCAGCCAATCGTCGACGCTGGACATCTGCTGGGCCGCATGTGCCGAGCTCACCTTCTCCCCTTGTGGGAGAAGGTGGCCGAGCGAAGCTCGGTCGGATGAGGGGTGCTCCAGCTTGGTGTATGCCTCGGCCCGCTACTTCCAGTTCCGGCGCCGTTCAAGCTCGGCTTCCGAAGGCTCCTGTTGAGCAAAAGAGCCGGTGCGGATTTCGCCCGCGCGTTCATAGGTCGCCATGATGACGCCGGTGCTCGAGACCTGTGACTTGATGAGCTTGAAGGCGGCCGGCATCGCGCTATCGCCGAACAGCCGCTTGCCCTTGCCCAGCAACAGCGGGAAGGTCATCAGCCGGATCTCGTCGATCAGCCCGTTGGCGAGCAAGGTCTGGATCAGATTGCCCGATCCCTGGATAAGCAGGTCAGGTCCGTCTTCCTGTTTGAGCTGCCTCAGC from Mesorhizobium sp. M1E.F.Ca.ET.045.02.1.1 includes the following:
- a CDS encoding helix-turn-helix transcriptional regulator yields the protein MTLPHPTTDQISLPIVLAVLGDPTRLAIVRYLASKEGVPLNCSKFLDLASKTNLSYHLAKLREAGVTRAEVVGTSRLITLRRDDLDKRFPGLLDSVIAAAGEDKALPIVGTADSEIDA
- a CDS encoding MFS transporter, yielding MDKRIYWLALGSFAISTEGFVISSLLPDIASDAGISVPLAGSLITAFALAYAIGAPVLATLTGEWDRRRVILWTLVFFVIGNLVAAVSSSFELLLIARIVMALSSGLFAATAQGTAVALVDDHHRARAIAVVVGGTTVAVAVGAPLGALVAAIAGWRGTFFAIAGLGALAGAILWWRLPRGIVGTRLPLKARLAAAVRPGVMPILATTVLALVGAFTVFAFIAPLAIEGGGLSPLALPGMLLAFGVGAVIGNIAGGQAADRFGAARTVCWSLALSAAMLATFSLIPTFLPHSIAGPALMGMMVPWGIVGWAFPPAQASRIIRIAPDAAPIVLSLNASALYLGVALGAVVGGGVLRFGAPADLGLIAAVFPIVGLGVVLAGRVLARPVAMPAE
- a CDS encoding MarR family winged helix-turn-helix transcriptional regulator, giving the protein MTEAQQPGFSRCNNATLRRAARRLGRFYDDALAPSGLKGTQFGLLFQIQVSSEPAMGAIAEALIMDLSALGHTLKPLIRDGYVETFADKDDRRIKRVRLTLQGRAKLDEAIKLWSAAQRQFEDKVGAEQAAKLRATLDAVADLDLEMPAAAPSL
- a CDS encoding SDR family oxidoreductase, which gives rise to MSKTDNKGTAVITGASSGIGAVYADRLAGQGYDLVLVARRADRLQEVADRLAYAYGRKVKTLVADLADDADLRQVEQAIATDESVTLLVNNAGMGGIETVAEADADAAERMIKVNVVALTRLTRAVLPGLLKRDRGAIVNIASVVAYGIAVGGIYSGTKAYVVNFTEALQKEVAGTKVRVQSVVPGPIRTEFWDASGISLDRINQDWVMSADDLVDAALAGFAQGETVTAPGLADAAGLDTYLGARDQFYGSLFAAKPAARYAV
- a CDS encoding LysE family translocator; amino-acid sequence: MSETIIPLVLFALISTSTPGIATTLSTASGAQFGFRRSVPLMAGSAAGLASVAAAGAAGLAGLLAAVPSLQVAMKIAGSLYLIWLAVKIGRSGPPNLDVTIAKPNSFFGGAGIQWMNPKGWAMGLGAAASFAALADGPLHLALLLGAVFGLSAALSLSLWCVAGTLLARLLRTERQWRALNVVLGLLLAASILQMWRPA
- a CDS encoding LysR substrate-binding domain-containing protein, yielding MIRDLDTTLIRTFVTTSDKASMTAAANALNLTQGAVSQQIKRLEEVLGQSLFERGRRGLRLTRCGERLLDRAKRLLQLNDEIIAEMGGKAVAGRVRIGVPYDLVGTLLQPVLKTYAEAHPQVEISLVCASSPELAAALAAGTIDLAVIEERAGPTAGECLAVDRLVWVGARGGSARLKRPLPVSMVADTCAFRPAVLAALGTHGLDWRTVFENGNIDATTATVRSDLAVTTWLASTVPADLDILSDADLPALPNFSVNLHLPKHAIAPAAEAFAAHIREGLARYRQAA